The following coding sequences lie in one Natrinema sp. DC36 genomic window:
- a CDS encoding HPP family protein, translating into MDDQLGTTLHTGLLISTTALMAWLSGLPMLFPSLGPSAFVLALFQDSDATAPRRVIGGHAIGVAAGLLAYHSLGVTTSITAAAEPGSLEALALGASGVVATTLTAGGMLVTDTRHPPACATTLIVSLGLLSGPFEGALIVLTVGVLVVAHQLLLATERAGARYEQRLRS; encoded by the coding sequence ATGGACGATCAGTTGGGGACGACACTCCATACCGGCCTTCTCATCTCGACAACGGCACTGATGGCGTGGCTCTCCGGCTTGCCGATGCTGTTCCCGAGTCTCGGGCCCTCGGCGTTCGTGCTCGCTCTGTTTCAGGACAGCGACGCGACTGCGCCGCGGCGGGTGATCGGCGGCCACGCCATCGGCGTCGCCGCTGGCCTGCTGGCCTATCACTCGCTCGGCGTCACGACCTCGATCACGGCTGCGGCTGAGCCCGGATCGCTCGAGGCTCTCGCGCTCGGCGCAAGTGGCGTCGTCGCAACGACGCTGACCGCGGGCGGGATGCTCGTGACCGACACCCGCCACCCGCCGGCCTGTGCGACGACGCTGATCGTCTCGCTGGGCCTGCTCTCGGGTCCGTTCGAGGGGGCGCTGATCGTCCTCACCGTTGGCGTGCTCGTCGTCGCCCACCAGCTCCTGCTGGCGACCGAACGCGCCGGCGCGCGCTATGAGCAGAGGCTCCGGTCGTAG